From Acidobacteriota bacterium, a single genomic window includes:
- a CDS encoding YgiT-type zinc finger protein → MYGYRCEYCEGTVQVRTLERETFKHEKGFVVLENVTIGVCDGCGNRYYSAEILHAVHDIASGARLPERTELVPVAHLA, encoded by the coding sequence ATGTACGGTTATCGCTGCGAATACTGCGAAGGCACGGTTCAAGTTCGCACGCTCGAACGCGAAACGTTCAAGCACGAAAAAGGCTTTGTCGTTTTAGAGAACGTCACGATTGGCGTTTGCGATGGTTGCGGGAATCGGTATTACAGCGCCGAGATTCTGCATGCCGTTCACGACATTGCCAGTGGGGCCAGATTGCCAGAGCGAACTGAATTGGTTCCCGTCGCGCATCTGGCGTGA
- a CDS encoding PIN domain-containing protein, producing the protein MLTYLDSNVLVNAATGANRAIQLRALAIITDPNRQFVSSLFLRMEVIPLAIHFGRTKERLFYEAFFRRVQSWVDPVDIYDDAYQLACQHALGALDALHVAAASFAGAELVSAEKPTKPLYRAYHKAVSIF; encoded by the coding sequence ATGCTGACGTATCTTGACAGCAATGTGCTGGTGAATGCGGCAACAGGAGCAAATCGCGCCATTCAACTGCGCGCCTTAGCCATCATCACCGATCCCAACCGGCAGTTTGTTTCCAGCCTTTTCTTACGGATGGAAGTCATCCCTTTGGCAATTCACTTCGGGCGGACAAAAGAACGACTGTTCTACGAAGCGTTCTTTCGCCGCGTGCAAAGTTGGGTTGATCCGGTGGACATTTACGATGATGCTTATCAACTGGCGTGTCAGCACGCGCTGGGCGCATTGGATGCGCTGCACGTGGCAGCCGCGTCGTTTGCGGGTGCAGAGCTTGTTTCTGCTGAAAAGCCAACCAAACCGCTGTATCGTGCTTACCACAAAGCCGTTTCGATATTTTGA
- the egtD gene encoding L-histidine N(alpha)-methyltransferase, translating into MPEVEKLSTPLTIHNLLVNRSADSLAADARAGLTARPKRLPPKYFYDTLGSHLFEAICQLPEYYLTRAETAIFQRHANAIVTAIPNLTSIAEFGSGSAVKSRYLIAALLAQRDVVHYQPLDISPEILRQSAEALLESYAGLSITGYVCDYLQQMPPLERRHGGRVLVLFLGSNIGNYTPEEARALLQRMRQTMQPGDGLLLGADLAKDPRVLEAAYDDALGVTAAFNLNVLLRLNQQLGADFNLRQFAHRAVFNAAQSRMEMYAVSRVAQTVRLAALDLTVEFEAGEMIHTEHSHKFNVAQLAALAAATGFAPVQVWLDEREWFSSNLWVAV; encoded by the coding sequence ATGCCGGAGGTCGAGAAGCTATCCACGCCGCTGACAATCCATAATCTGCTCGTGAACCGCAGCGCCGATTCCCTGGCCGCCGATGCGCGCGCTGGTTTGACGGCCAGGCCAAAGCGGTTACCACCCAAATACTTTTACGACACGCTCGGCTCGCATCTGTTCGAGGCTATCTGCCAACTGCCGGAATACTATCTGACGCGCGCCGAGACCGCGATTTTCCAGCGTCACGCCAACGCCATCGTCACGGCCATTCCCAATCTGACGAGCATCGCTGAATTCGGCAGCGGCAGCGCGGTTAAGAGCCGTTACTTGATCGCCGCCCTGCTGGCCCAACGTGATGTTGTGCATTACCAGCCGCTCGATATTTCCCCTGAAATCCTGCGGCAAAGCGCCGAAGCGTTACTGGAAAGTTACGCCGGGTTGAGCATCACGGGGTACGTTTGCGATTACTTGCAGCAGATGCCTCCCCTTGAACGCCGCCACGGAGGCCGTGTTTTAGTTTTATTCCTAGGCTCGAACATCGGCAATTACACGCCCGAAGAAGCCCGCGCCCTATTGCAACGCATGCGGCAAACCATGCAACCGGGCGACGGTTTGTTGCTGGGTGCGGATTTGGCGAAAGACCCGCGTGTGTTGGAAGCGGCCTATGACGACGCGCTGGGCGTGACGGCGGCATTCAATCTGAATGTACTGCTGCGCCTCAATCAGCAATTGGGCGCTGATTTCAACCTGCGCCAATTCGCCCATCGCGCCGTCTTTAACGCAGCACAATCGCGCATGGAAATGTATGCGGTCAGCCGTGTGGCCCAAACCGTCCGGCTGGCGGCGCTTGATCTCACGGTTGAATTTGAAGCAGGCGAGATGATTCACACCGAGCATTCCCACAAATTTAACGTAGCGCAGTTGGCGGCGCTGGCAGCGGCAACAGGCTTTGCGCCCGTGCAGGTGTGGTTGGATGAGCGGGAGTGGTTTAGCAGTAATTTGTGGGTGGCGGTTTAG
- a CDS encoding dihydrofolate reductase, whose product MIVSLIAALDRRRGIGKDNQLPWRLPADMKRFRELTLGHHLIVGRKTYESIGKPLPGRTLIIVTRQPDVQVKGCLVVDSVAEALALANTRGEQEVFVIGGAEIYAQTLAQADRLYLTFVEAEVAADTFFPVFAADDWQEVERSTHAADEKHQYAFTFVTLTRNH is encoded by the coding sequence ATGATCGTCTCGTTGATCGCGGCGCTGGATCGCCGTCGTGGTATCGGCAAAGACAACCAACTGCCCTGGCGTTTACCGGCGGACATGAAACGTTTTCGTGAACTGACGCTGGGCCATCACCTGATCGTTGGGCGCAAGACCTATGAATCCATTGGCAAGCCGCTGCCGGGCCGCACGCTGATCATCGTGACGCGGCAGCCCGACGTTCAGGTTAAAGGGTGTTTGGTGGTGGACTCCGTAGCCGAGGCGCTGGCGCTGGCAAATACGCGCGGCGAACAGGAAGTCTTTGTGATTGGCGGCGCGGAAATTTACGCGCAAACCCTCGCGCAAGCTGACCGGCTGTATCTGACGTTCGTGGAAGCCGAAGTTGCCGCCGACACCTTTTTCCCAGTATTTGCCGCGGATGATTGGCAGGAAGTGGAACGCAGCACGCACGCAGCGGACGAAAAGCATCAATACGCGTTCACGTTTGTCACGCTGACCCGAAACCATTAA
- a CDS encoding thymidylate synthase: protein MQQYLDLMRHVLEHGVTKDDRTGTGTRSVFGYQMRFDLQQGFPLVTTKKLHLKSILHELLWFLRGDTNIAYLKEHGVTIWNEWADANGELGQGIYGSMWRAWPNPDGTTLDQITQVIAQINRNPNSRRLLVVAFNPSFADTTPLPPCHSFFQFYVAEDKLSCQMYQRSADIFLGVPFNIASYALLTLMVAQVCDLQPGEFIHTLGDAHLYLNHLEQARLQLTRAPLPLPQMKLNPAIKDIFAFKYEDFELVNYQFHPHIKAAVAV, encoded by the coding sequence ATGCAACAGTATTTAGACCTTATGCGTCACGTCTTGGAACACGGCGTGACCAAAGACGACCGCACCGGCACGGGCACGCGCTCGGTCTTCGGCTATCAAATGCGCTTCGACTTGCAGCAGGGTTTCCCGCTGGTCACGACCAAGAAGCTGCACCTGAAATCCATCCTGCACGAATTGCTTTGGTTCTTGCGCGGCGACACCAACATCGCCTATTTGAAAGAGCACGGCGTGACAATTTGGAATGAGTGGGCCGACGCAAATGGCGAATTGGGCCAGGGCATTTACGGTTCAATGTGGCGCGCCTGGCCGAACCCGGACGGCACGACGCTGGATCAAATCACGCAGGTTATCGCCCAAATCAACCGCAATCCCAACTCGCGCCGCTTGCTCGTTGTCGCCTTCAACCCTTCGTTCGCCGACACGACGCCGCTGCCGCCCTGTCATTCCTTCTTTCAGTTTTATGTCGCCGAGGACAAGCTGTCGTGCCAGATGTATCAACGTTCCGCCGACATCTTTCTGGGCGTGCCGTTCAACATCGCTTCGTATGCGCTGCTAACGCTGATGGTCGCGCAGGTTTGCGATCTGCAGCCGGGCGAATTCATCCACACGCTGGGCGATGCGCACCTGTATCTGAACCATCTGGAACAGGCGCGGCTGCAACTCACACGCGCGCCACTGCCGCTGCCGCAAATGAAACTCAATCCCGCCATCAAAGACATCTTTGCGTTCAAGTACGAAGACTTCGAACTGGTCAATTACCAGTTCCATCCACACATCAAAGCGGCGGTGGCCGTATGA
- the glgP gene encoding alpha-glucan family phosphorylase, translating to MSTTIATGITLPARISRLDELAHNLWWSWRIDASELFQSLDRTLWELTLHNPVAMLQQMPQAKLNAAAADPRFLRRYDGIVMALDRCLTAKGAWFTEKHADLAGNTIAYFSAEFGLHISLPIYSGGLGILAGDHCKEASDLGLPLVGIGFVYPQGYFKQRITAEGRQEAYYERFNYDTAPIEPVITRESEGGLLKLALDGRSIHVAVWRVYVGAISLYLMDTDVEENTPWDRELSARLYGGDQETRISQEMVLGIGGIRMMDRLGIRPTAYHANEGHAAFMLLERVRVFVQSGLSFNEAVERVKATTIFTTHTPVPAGHDAFPFWLVEKHFAEFWGEMGLDREQFLMLGGYSDGFGGMNFNMTALALRLSGKRNGVSKLHGEVSRQMWQSLWPEKKTSEVPITHVTNGVHTPTWIAPRLDRLFAKYLGPDWLEHHDEPALWERLHELPDEELWNVHTLLKSRLFNFMRERARRGWMEEEAGPVKVLTSGTLLNPNALTIGFARRFATYKRALLIFRSLERLKHILHDDWRPVQIIFAGKAHPADNPGKNLIHELYNFARDHNIGGRVAFIENYDIHVAKYFYRGVDVWLNNPRRPLEASGTSGQKAALNGVPHLSVLDGWWYEGYHGTNGWAIDPKVPEGITEEEQDEADAAELYRVLEQEVVPLYFDRDSDGVPRGWVKVMKEAIRNAAPTYSARRMVKEYAERMYIPAMKAAEEK from the coding sequence ATGAGTACAACCATAGCGACAGGAATTACCTTGCCGGCGCGCATAAGCCGGTTGGATGAGTTGGCGCACAATTTGTGGTGGAGTTGGCGTATTGATGCCTCCGAATTGTTTCAGAGTCTGGATCGCACACTCTGGGAATTGACGCTGCACAATCCGGTGGCGATGTTGCAGCAAATGCCGCAGGCCAAACTGAATGCGGCGGCGGCTGATCCGCGCTTTTTGCGCCGCTACGACGGCATCGTGATGGCGCTGGATCGCTGCCTGACCGCCAAGGGCGCATGGTTTACCGAAAAACATGCCGATCTGGCCGGGAACACGATTGCCTATTTTTCGGCGGAATTCGGTTTGCACATCTCGCTGCCAATCTATTCGGGCGGCTTGGGCATTCTCGCCGGGGATCATTGTAAAGAAGCCAGCGACTTGGGTTTGCCGCTGGTCGGCATCGGCTTTGTGTACCCGCAAGGTTATTTCAAACAGCGCATCACCGCCGAAGGCCGTCAGGAAGCGTATTACGAGCGCTTCAATTACGACACGGCGCCGATTGAGCCGGTGATTACGCGCGAGAGCGAAGGTGGATTGTTGAAGCTCGCGCTTGATGGCCGTTCGATTCACGTCGCCGTCTGGCGCGTGTACGTAGGCGCGATTTCGCTGTACCTGATGGACACCGATGTCGAAGAAAACACGCCGTGGGATCGCGAGCTTTCCGCGCGGCTTTACGGCGGCGATCAGGAAACGCGCATTTCGCAAGAGATGGTGCTGGGCATCGGCGGCATTCGTATGATGGACCGCCTCGGTATTCGCCCGACGGCCTATCACGCCAACGAAGGCCACGCCGCCTTTATGTTGCTCGAACGCGTGCGCGTTTTTGTGCAAAGCGGCTTGAGCTTCAACGAAGCCGTCGAGCGCGTCAAAGCCACCACGATTTTCACCACGCATACGCCGGTGCCAGCGGGCCACGATGCTTTTCCCTTCTGGCTGGTCGAAAAGCATTTCGCGGAATTCTGGGGCGAGATGGGCCTGGATCGCGAACAGTTCCTGATGCTGGGCGGATATTCGGACGGTTTCGGCGGGATGAATTTCAATATGACCGCGTTGGCCTTGCGATTAAGTGGCAAGCGCAACGGCGTGAGCAAACTGCATGGCGAAGTCTCGCGCCAGATGTGGCAATCGCTGTGGCCGGAAAAGAAAACGAGCGAAGTGCCCATCACGCACGTCACCAATGGCGTGCACACGCCAACCTGGATCGCGCCGCGCCTGGATCGGCTCTTTGCCAAATATCTGGGGCCGGATTGGCTGGAACATCACGACGAACCCGCCCTGTGGGAACGCCTGCACGAGTTGCCCGACGAAGAGTTGTGGAATGTGCATACCCTATTGAAAAGCCGCCTGTTTAACTTCATGCGCGAACGCGCGCGGCGCGGTTGGATGGAAGAAGAAGCCGGGCCGGTCAAAGTGTTGACCTCGGGCACGCTGCTCAATCCGAACGCCTTGACCATCGGCTTTGCGCGGCGCTTTGCGACGTATAAACGCGCGCTACTGATCTTCCGCTCGTTGGAACGGCTCAAACATATCCTGCACGACGACTGGCGGCCCGTGCAGATCATCTTTGCGGGCAAGGCCCACCCGGCGGACAATCCGGGCAAGAACCTGATTCACGAACTGTACAACTTCGCCCGTGACCACAACATCGGCGGGCGCGTCGCCTTTATCGAAAACTACGACATCCACGTCGCCAAATACTTCTATCGTGGCGTAGACGTCTGGCTCAACAACCCGCGCCGCCCCCTGGAAGCCAGCGGCACCAGCGGTCAAAAAGCCGCCCTCAATGGCGTCCCGCACCTCAGCGTGCTGGACGGCTGGTGGTACGAAGGCTACCACGGCACCAACGGCTGGGCGATTGACCCCAAAGTCCCCGAAGGCATCACTGAAGAAGAACAGGACGAAGCCGATGCCGCCGAACTTTACCGCGTGCTCGAACAGGAAGTCGTCCCGCTCTATTTCGACCGCGACTCCGACGGCGTCCCGCGCGGCTGGGTCAAGGTGATGAAAGAAGCGATTCGCAACGCTGCTCCAACGTATAGCGCGCGCCGGATGGTGAAAGAGTATGCGGAGCGGATGTATATTCCGGCGATGAAGGCGGCGGAAGAGAAATAA
- a CDS encoding very short patch repair endonuclease, which translates to MDNVSQATRSKVMAAVRSSGNQSTEVALATLLRDSGVTGWRRKWKLHGQPDFVWPKQRLALFVDGCFWHGCSKHCRIPASNQEYWERKIASNQRRDRRITRALRQAGWVVLRVWEHSLKHSSTKVIGRIRKALQPG; encoded by the coding sequence ATGGACAACGTAAGCCAAGCAACCCGGTCAAAAGTGATGGCAGCGGTTCGCTCTAGCGGGAATCAGTCAACGGAAGTCGCGCTTGCGACTCTACTCAGGGATTCTGGTGTGACAGGCTGGCGACGCAAATGGAAGCTACACGGGCAGCCTGATTTTGTCTGGCCCAAACAACGTCTCGCCCTATTCGTGGACGGCTGCTTTTGGCACGGCTGCTCCAAGCACTGCCGTATTCCGGCTAGCAACCAAGAGTATTGGGAACGCAAAATCGCCAGCAATCAGAGGCGCGACAGGCGCATTACACGCGCATTGCGCCAAGCCGGATGGGTCGTTCTACGCGTGTGGGAACATTCACTCAAACATTCCTCAACCAAGGTAATCGGACGCATTCGCAAAGCGCTGCAACCAGGGTAA
- a CDS encoding helix-turn-helix transcriptional regulator, translating to MKSKQDPRKQFGNRLRKLRQDAGLSQEALAYAAELDRSYVGGVERGEYNISLLNICALARALATPPYELLKFIDEPTATVVKNAKNTKAKK from the coding sequence GTGAAAAGCAAGCAAGACCCTAGAAAACAATTCGGCAACCGTTTGCGCAAGCTTCGCCAAGACGCGGGACTGTCCCAAGAAGCGCTGGCCTATGCCGCTGAACTTGACCGTAGCTATGTCGGCGGTGTCGAGCGTGGCGAATATAATATTTCGCTGCTCAATATCTGCGCGCTTGCTCGCGCACTCGCCACGCCGCCTTATGAGCTACTGAAATTCATTGACGAGCCAACCGCCACGGTGGTAAAAAATGCCAAAAATACCAAAGCTAAAAAATAA
- the dcm gene encoding DNA (cytosine-5-)-methyltransferase, protein MMMAEKTFLEFFAGIGLVHLGLRSTGWRCVYANDISEKKQAMYLDEFPDASYFHLEDIWQTENVLELIRQPALLATASFPCVDLSLAGHMRGLKGEHSSSLFGFLEVLRRLKAQNKMPPLVMLENVLGLLTGQQGKDFEETCLALAELGFWIDAFVVDAKHFTSQSRPRLFIVGVLKEAIPPEGITSFHPLWNERVTARSHTCPSRLSTALLKLKLPTGWIAFDLPELPSVQRDLATMIDLDDSQAWWSEAEVVKHFDRMSDLHRLRVEKLMASKQLWVGAMFRRVREGKTKSEVRFDGLAGCLRTAKGGSGKQIVVVIDGGKLMMRWMTPVEYARLQGAPDFNIQRTRNEALTGFADAVCVPVIDWVARHVLAPVAAHLGYQTAQAKHSSREQFQLPFDGLRPAMPVTVAAVPS, encoded by the coding sequence ATGATGATGGCTGAGAAAACGTTTTTAGAGTTCTTCGCAGGGATTGGTTTAGTGCATCTTGGACTGCGCTCAACTGGTTGGCGCTGTGTGTATGCGAACGACATCTCAGAAAAAAAACAAGCCATGTACCTGGATGAGTTTCCAGATGCTTCCTATTTTCACCTGGAAGACATTTGGCAGACTGAAAACGTTTTAGAACTTATCCGCCAACCGGCTTTATTGGCTACGGCATCTTTCCCTTGTGTTGATTTGTCGCTGGCCGGACACATGAGGGGACTCAAGGGTGAGCACTCTTCATCGCTTTTCGGTTTTCTTGAGGTGCTGCGCCGCCTAAAAGCACAAAACAAAATGCCGCCGTTGGTAATGTTGGAAAATGTTCTCGGTCTGTTGACCGGCCAGCAGGGAAAGGATTTTGAGGAGACTTGCCTTGCGTTAGCTGAGTTAGGTTTCTGGATTGATGCTTTCGTTGTTGATGCCAAACACTTCACCTCGCAAAGCCGCCCGCGTTTGTTCATTGTCGGTGTGTTAAAGGAAGCGATCCCACCAGAGGGAATCACCAGTTTTCATCCATTGTGGAATGAACGTGTCACTGCGCGGAGTCATACTTGTCCCTCACGGCTTTCCACTGCGCTGTTAAAACTCAAACTGCCGACAGGCTGGATAGCTTTTGATTTGCCAGAACTGCCGTCCGTACAGAGAGATTTGGCAACCATGATTGACCTTGATGATAGTCAAGCCTGGTGGTCAGAAGCCGAGGTGGTGAAGCATTTTGACCGAATGAGCGATTTACACCGGCTGCGTGTTGAAAAACTGATGGCTTCAAAACAACTTTGGGTTGGGGCAATGTTCCGCCGCGTTCGTGAAGGGAAAACCAAGTCAGAGGTGCGGTTTGATGGGTTGGCAGGTTGTTTGCGAACGGCAAAAGGCGGCAGCGGCAAACAGATCGTCGTAGTGATAGACGGCGGCAAATTAATGATGCGTTGGATGACACCGGTGGAATACGCCCGCTTGCAGGGCGCGCCAGACTTCAACATTCAGAGGACTCGGAACGAAGCCTTGACCGGATTTGCAGATGCGGTTTGTGTGCCGGTGATTGATTGGGTGGCGCGACACGTGCTTGCCCCGGTGGCGGCCCACTTGGGCTACCAAACGGCGCAGGCGAAACACTCAAGCCGAGAGCAATTCCAACTTCCTTTCGACGGGCTACGACCAGCAATGCCTGTTACCGTGGCGGCTGTGCCTTCGTGA
- a CDS encoding VOC family protein → MIKRLSHATIYVTNQDEAYQFYVEKLGFEVRTDVTMGNGFRWLTVSPKEQPDLEIALMEPKGGAGGGGMLDEETARQIRALVEKGALGAGAFDTDDCQAAYEEMKSRGVEFLSPPIQRPYGLEAVFKDNSGNWFALTQHTQQ, encoded by the coding sequence ATGATCAAACGACTCTCGCACGCGACGATTTACGTAACCAACCAGGACGAAGCCTACCAGTTTTACGTCGAAAAGCTCGGCTTCGAAGTCCGCACCGACGTCACGATGGGCAACGGCTTTCGCTGGCTCACGGTCAGCCCAAAGGAACAACCCGATCTTGAAATCGCCTTGATGGAACCCAAAGGCGGCGCAGGCGGCGGTGGCATGCTGGATGAAGAGACGGCCCGCCAAATCCGCGCGCTCGTCGAAAAAGGCGCACTCGGCGCTGGGGCTTTCGATACAGACGATTGCCAAGCCGCCTACGAAGAAATGAAAAGCCGTGGCGTAGAGTTTCTGTCGCCGCCCATCCAGCGGCCTTATGGCTTGGAAGCTGTCTTCAAAGACAACTCCGGCAACTGGTTTGCCTTGACTCAGCATACACAGCAATAG
- a CDS encoding helix-turn-helix transcriptional regulator — MVVRVKNRLDQDTWQRLCRARRLMDQHYQQPLNLDRLAHQACFSRFHFLRLFQQYFGKTPHQYLTEKRIQRAKELLDASRLPVTEVCFEVGFASLGSFSTLFRKVAGVSPAHYRARFDQPRPLATPAQLAAIPACFLMKFGGLPAAAR, encoded by the coding sequence ATGGTTGTGCGTGTCAAAAACCGGTTGGATCAGGACACCTGGCAACGCCTTTGCCGTGCGCGCCGCTTGATGGATCAGCATTATCAACAGCCGCTCAACCTAGACCGCCTCGCCCACCAAGCCTGTTTTTCCCGCTTTCACTTCCTGCGGCTCTTTCAGCAATACTTCGGCAAGACGCCGCATCAATATCTGACCGAAAAGCGCATCCAGCGCGCCAAAGAATTGCTCGATGCGAGCCGCTTGCCGGTGACCGAAGTCTGTTTCGAAGTCGGCTTTGCCAGCCTCGGTTCGTTCAGCACGCTCTTTCGCAAAGTCGCGGGCGTTTCGCCCGCCCATTACCGCGCCCGCTTCGACCAGCCGCGCCCGCTTGCCACACCAGCCCAACTCGCGGCCATCCCCGCCTGCTTCCTGATGAAGTTCGGCGGCCTCCCCGCCGCCGCCCGCTGA
- a CDS encoding menaquinone biosynthesis protein translates to MRIAASTYLNSAPLVYSFAQGNLRTRYSFIGDAAPSRCSALLAAGQAEIALIPVIEYQRIPGLKIIPNVAVGSKGKVRSVLLAARGPLSEVQTVTLDTASRSSQALVKILLAKRYGVQPRFVERTPDAALRCENMLEASDAALVIGDPALRLAATADQLGVQIYDLAEEWRALTGWPFIFAVWAVRADAVTDAATLVRDFQAAKQEGLGKLEELAATYAAELRFPYEDLLAYLRENVNYDLDVENCAGMQQYFEFAYEAGLLTELRPLDFLADPGLSVSAT, encoded by the coding sequence ATGCGTATCGCCGCTTCGACTTATCTCAATTCCGCGCCGTTGGTTTACAGCTTCGCGCAAGGCAATTTACGCACGCGTTACTCGTTTATCGGAGATGCCGCCCCGTCACGTTGCTCGGCGTTGCTGGCCGCCGGGCAAGCCGAGATTGCCTTAATCCCGGTCATTGAGTATCAACGCATCCCCGGACTGAAGATTATCCCGAATGTTGCCGTCGGCTCGAAAGGGAAGGTGCGCAGCGTCTTGTTGGCGGCGCGTGGCCCTTTGTCAGAGGTGCAAACCGTCACGCTGGATACGGCCTCGCGTAGTTCGCAAGCGCTGGTCAAAATCCTGCTGGCCAAACGCTACGGTGTGCAGCCGCGCTTTGTGGAGCGCACGCCCGATGCGGCTCTGCGCTGCGAAAACATGCTGGAAGCGAGCGATGCGGCGCTGGTGATTGGCGATCCGGCCTTACGGTTGGCGGCGACGGCCGATCAACTCGGCGTGCAAATTTATGATTTGGCTGAAGAATGGCGCGCGCTGACTGGCTGGCCCTTTATTTTTGCCGTGTGGGCCGTGCGGGCGGATGCTGTAACCGATGCGGCCACACTCGTGCGCGATTTTCAGGCGGCCAAGCAGGAAGGGCTAGGGAAGTTGGAGGAGTTAGCGGCCACGTATGCCGCTGAGTTGCGATTCCCGTATGAGGACTTGCTGGCGTACCTGCGCGAGAACGTCAATTACGATTTGGACGTGGAGAACTGCGCCGGGATGCAGCAGTATTTTGAATTCGCCTATGAAGCTGGATTGTTGACGGAATTGCGTCCGCTTGATTTTTTGGCTGATCCCGGCCTGAGCGTGAGCGCTACCTAG
- a CDS encoding metal-dependent hydrolase, with amino-acid sequence MAKTTMWRRIPHGVGIIGAIGAMAPDLDVLIFSPADPTLGWLYHRHFTHSLLLIPLVGLFAALPFLWLKRYANYRGAVVLAAIIGCATHTLLDSLTNYGTQQLWPFADTRIAWDAMPIVDPIYSLILVAGLVYTAKTRKLSGVRWGLALALFYVGFGFWQHQRGRSVQQELLASRKHLPTQARVLPAPGWLVFWRSLYIADGRLYADGIQLPWFRPAKVLPGASAAAITFTDLPASAQAQPETWRQFKILDWFAGGYLAPVPGQPTAVGDMRITAAVESLTPLWGLQFDADGLAQRWVPTAENIQPARDYRGLLHGLLHGDERYHPLSEWKTTLKEQR; translated from the coding sequence GTGGCGAAGACGACAATGTGGCGGCGCATACCACACGGCGTGGGAATCATTGGCGCGATCGGCGCAATGGCTCCGGATCTCGATGTTTTAATTTTTTCTCCTGCTGATCCGACCCTGGGATGGTTGTATCACCGCCATTTCACGCATAGCTTGTTGCTCATTCCACTGGTCGGATTGTTTGCCGCATTACCTTTCTTATGGCTGAAACGTTACGCCAATTACCGTGGCGCGGTTGTACTGGCAGCGATCATCGGGTGTGCGACACATACATTACTCGACTCCCTGACGAACTATGGCACACAGCAGTTATGGCCTTTCGCTGATACACGCATAGCCTGGGATGCAATGCCGATTGTTGATCCGATCTATTCGCTGATCCTAGTCGCGGGGTTGGTGTACACGGCAAAAACACGAAAACTAAGCGGTGTGCGTTGGGGCCTGGCACTGGCACTGTTCTATGTTGGGTTTGGCTTCTGGCAACATCAGCGCGGTAGGTCAGTGCAACAGGAGTTGTTGGCCTCGCGCAAACACCTGCCCACTCAAGCGCGTGTGCTGCCCGCGCCTGGCTGGCTGGTGTTTTGGCGCTCGCTGTATATCGCCGACGGGCGGCTGTATGCCGACGGCATACAGCTTCCGTGGTTTCGCCCGGCAAAGGTTTTGCCGGGCGCGTCCGCCGCTGCTATAACCTTCACTGACCTGCCGGCATCAGCCCAGGCGCAACCTGAAACGTGGCGGCAGTTCAAAATCCTGGACTGGTTTGCGGGCGGCTATTTGGCGCCTGTTCCCGGTCAGCCCACAGCCGTTGGAGACATGCGCATTACAGCGGCGGTAGAAAGCCTCACGCCTCTTTGGGGCTTGCAATTTGACGCAGACGGGCTGGCGCAACGCTGGGTGCCAACGGCTGAAAACATTCAACCAGCGCGCGATTATCGCGGTTTGCTGCACGGGTTGTTGCACGGCGACGAGCGCTATCACCCCTTATCCGAATGGAAAACAACCTTGAAGGAGCAGCGATGA